One window of the Glycocaulis alkaliphilus genome contains the following:
- a CDS encoding c-type cytochrome, translating into MGDLFWNKVAGAVLAILLVVMGLREIGDIAFTARAPETLGFPVDPALLEGPAGAEEEVSGPVDFGSLLATASVDAGERVARRCVACHTFEQGGANGTGPNMWGVLGRAVASVSSFNYSSAMRDYGADGTQWLYQNMYEYLEAPRRYVPGTSMAFAGLRSQEDRINLIAYMHSMGSSGLPFPEPLPEEPAIEEEGETPQVAATETAGAPDTATEAGDDMGELAQPAQDLPDAEPADDAAERPEGEE; encoded by the coding sequence ATGGGCGATCTGTTCTGGAACAAGGTAGCGGGCGCGGTTCTGGCCATCCTGCTTGTTGTCATGGGTCTACGCGAGATTGGCGATATCGCCTTTACCGCGCGTGCGCCTGAAACTCTGGGCTTCCCGGTGGACCCCGCTCTGCTGGAGGGGCCTGCCGGTGCCGAAGAGGAAGTGTCCGGGCCGGTTGATTTCGGCAGCCTGCTTGCCACCGCCAGCGTTGATGCTGGTGAGCGTGTCGCACGGCGCTGCGTAGCCTGCCACACGTTTGAGCAAGGCGGCGCCAACGGCACCGGCCCGAATATGTGGGGCGTACTTGGCCGCGCTGTCGCGAGCGTTTCCAGCTTCAACTATTCCAGCGCCATGCGCGATTATGGCGCCGATGGCACCCAGTGGCTCTACCAGAACATGTATGAGTATCTGGAAGCGCCGCGCCGCTATGTGCCGGGCACCTCGATGGCTTTTGCAGGCCTTCGCAGCCAGGAAGACCGTATAAACCTGATCGCCTACATGCACTCCATGGGCAGTTCCGGCCTTCCCTTCCCCGAACCGCTCCCCGAGGAGCCGGCCATCGAGGAAGAAGGCGAAACGCCTCAGGTTGCAGCAACGGAAACGGCTGGCGCACCGGATACAGCCACCGAAGCTGGCGACGATATGGGCGAACTGGCCCAGCCGGCTCAGGATCTGCCGGACGCCGAACCGGCCGACGATGCTGCAGAGCGTCCTGAAGGCGAGGAGTAA
- the nudC gene encoding NAD(+) diphosphatase, producing MHLTFTRSPLDHSGVQRTNPAFIEACLSHPAARAILLTGGNVVLSPEGEPEILHPAQTSTLALERPGLVFLGLEGETPWFAASVQPGSTPPGLDFRRATMIAEPDLAAILGRARAILSWHGRRHYCSNCGAENAPAEGGTKLVCPSCGTEHFPRTDPSVIMLPYSGDRCVMGRQPAWPPGLFATLAGFMEPGETIEEACAREVAEETGLKVLSSRYVASQPWPFPSTLMIGLLAEIEPGEPVAADDIEEARWFTRAEVRELYEGPMMRWGPPHYSISRLLIETWLNGG from the coding sequence ATGCACCTGACATTCACCCGTTCGCCACTGGACCATTCCGGCGTGCAGCGGACCAATCCCGCCTTTATCGAAGCCTGCCTGTCCCACCCTGCGGCGAGAGCGATTCTGCTCACAGGCGGCAATGTGGTGCTGTCACCAGAGGGAGAGCCTGAGATACTGCACCCGGCACAGACCAGCACCCTTGCTCTGGAGCGCCCGGGCCTGGTGTTTCTCGGACTGGAAGGTGAGACACCCTGGTTTGCGGCGAGCGTTCAGCCGGGCTCGACCCCTCCCGGCCTCGATTTCCGGCGTGCGACCATGATCGCAGAGCCGGACCTGGCCGCCATACTGGGAAGGGCGCGGGCCATATTGAGCTGGCACGGCCGCAGGCATTACTGCTCCAATTGCGGCGCGGAGAACGCACCCGCTGAAGGCGGCACCAAGCTGGTTTGCCCCTCCTGCGGGACCGAACATTTCCCGCGCACGGACCCCTCGGTCATCATGCTGCCCTATAGCGGGGACCGTTGCGTCATGGGCCGTCAGCCAGCCTGGCCGCCGGGCCTGTTTGCCACGCTGGCAGGCTTCATGGAGCCGGGTGAGACGATCGAGGAGGCTTGCGCACGCGAGGTCGCCGAGGAAACCGGGCTAAAGGTGTTATCGTCGCGATATGTAGCCAGTCAGCCCTGGCCCTTCCCGTCCACGCTGATGATCGGCCTGCTGGCAGAGATCGAGCCGGGTGAACCTGTGGCTGCCGACGACATTGAGGAGGCGCGCTGGTTCACCCGCGCCGAAGTGCGCGAGCTCTATGAAGGGCCGATGATGCGCTGGGGGCCGCCCCACTACTCGATTTCACGCCTGCTGATAGAGACATGGCTGAATGGCGGCTAG
- a CDS encoding porin family protein, producing MKSLLIAVSSIAVLAGAASAQEGPFRLGAGYQAIDTDGATYDTLTLRGSYDITPIFSVEGDLLFGLGDESTTFGATTITSEIDYGVGIYGVARLPLNDQFSVFARGGYTYFDVSASAAGIAFSGDVDGWAFGGGAEWAFAGPNAIRVDYTRYDFVNGNGNADAFGISYVRRF from the coding sequence ATGAAATCTCTCCTTATCGCAGTGTCTTCCATTGCTGTTCTCGCTGGTGCCGCTTCCGCTCAGGAAGGCCCGTTCCGTCTGGGTGCTGGCTACCAGGCCATCGACACCGACGGTGCTACGTATGACACGCTGACCCTGCGCGGCAGCTATGACATCACCCCGATCTTCTCGGTGGAAGGTGATCTGCTGTTCGGTCTGGGCGATGAGTCCACCACGTTCGGTGCGACCACCATCACGTCCGAGATCGACTACGGCGTCGGCATCTATGGCGTTGCCCGTCTGCCGCTGAACGACCAGTTCTCGGTCTTCGCGCGCGGTGGCTACACCTACTTCGACGTTAGCGCTTCGGCGGCTGGCATTGCCTTTAGCGGCGATGTGGACGGCTGGGCGTTCGGTGGTGGTGCAGAATGGGCTTTCGCCGGCCCGAACGCCATCCGCGTCGACTACACCCGCTATGACTTCGTGAACGGCAATGGCAATGCTGACGCGTTCGGCATTTCCTACGTCCGCCGCTTCTAG
- a CDS encoding DNA polymerase III subunit gamma/tau, which translates to MDDQDPDSGAPALEADEPGPALPGFEPPPASAAYQVLARKYRPQRFSDLIGQDAMVRTLSHAFQSGRIAQAYMLTGVRGVGKTTTARLIARALNYESDERSGPSVDIDPPGRHCDAIARSAHVDVLEMDAASRTGVGDIREILDGVRYAPVSAPYKVYIIDEVHMLSNNAFNALLKTLEEPPPHVKFIFATTEIRKVPVTVLSRCQRFDLRRVPRDALSAHLKRICDLEGAQVEDGGLDAIARAAEGSVRDALSLLDQAIVQGSETGPVPASQVREMLGLVDRSRVLDLLDAALTGKGEAALAELESQYAAGADPQVLMRDLLDYLHAMSRVKATGGKADLAEAPETAARLRELADTHSLASLTRLWKTALSGLEDVRSAPDPMAAVEMSVIRLMAAASLPGPEDAARLIAALEAGAPVPAPAGQASGGHGPAGPQAEHQPADAEPEPATNSDPSSLEDVIALLDREREALLRDQVERFVRLVSIGQGKLVFEAVKGAPEDLASRLAGFLHAQTGARWLVDSQGRAPGGETMRERRRREAEALRERALRDPMVVRAMTLFPGAELEAVTTVEPENPPSQMTDADTQRQERKP; encoded by the coding sequence ATGGATGATCAGGATCCAGATAGCGGCGCCCCTGCGCTGGAGGCCGATGAGCCGGGACCGGCCCTGCCGGGCTTCGAGCCGCCGCCTGCCAGTGCCGCCTATCAGGTTCTGGCCCGCAAATACCGCCCGCAGCGCTTTTCCGATCTCATCGGGCAGGACGCCATGGTGCGTACGCTGTCCCATGCCTTCCAGTCGGGCCGTATTGCGCAGGCCTATATGCTCACCGGCGTACGCGGGGTGGGCAAAACGACAACCGCGCGCCTCATCGCCCGCGCACTGAACTACGAATCGGACGAGCGCTCCGGCCCCAGCGTGGATATTGATCCGCCGGGCCGGCATTGCGATGCCATTGCCCGCTCGGCCCATGTCGATGTGCTGGAGATGGACGCCGCTTCGCGCACTGGCGTCGGCGATATACGCGAAATTCTGGATGGCGTGCGCTACGCGCCCGTGTCGGCACCCTACAAGGTCTACATCATCGACGAAGTTCACATGCTGTCCAACAATGCGTTCAACGCATTGCTGAAAACGCTCGAAGAGCCGCCGCCGCATGTGAAGTTCATCTTCGCGACGACCGAGATACGCAAAGTCCCGGTCACGGTGCTTAGCCGCTGTCAGCGCTTTGATCTGCGCCGCGTGCCGCGCGATGCGCTCAGCGCCCATCTGAAGCGGATATGCGATCTTGAGGGCGCGCAGGTTGAAGATGGCGGCCTCGACGCGATCGCCCGCGCTGCCGAAGGCTCGGTGCGCGACGCGCTCTCCCTGCTCGATCAGGCGATAGTTCAGGGCAGTGAGACAGGCCCGGTTCCCGCCTCGCAGGTGCGCGAGATGCTGGGCCTGGTGGACCGCTCACGCGTGCTCGACCTGTTGGATGCAGCTTTGACGGGCAAGGGCGAAGCGGCGCTCGCCGAGCTGGAAAGCCAGTACGCCGCCGGCGCTGATCCGCAAGTGCTGATGCGTGACCTGCTGGATTATCTGCACGCGATGAGCCGGGTGAAGGCAACAGGCGGCAAGGCGGACCTTGCCGAGGCGCCGGAAACTGCCGCGCGCTTGCGTGAGCTGGCCGATACGCATTCGCTGGCCAGCCTTACCCGCCTCTGGAAAACGGCGCTCTCGGGGCTCGAGGATGTGCGCTCAGCGCCCGATCCGATGGCAGCCGTAGAGATGAGCGTGATCCGCCTGATGGCGGCGGCCAGCCTGCCCGGCCCGGAAGATGCCGCGCGGCTTATTGCGGCGCTGGAGGCCGGTGCGCCTGTGCCCGCGCCAGCAGGGCAGGCCAGTGGCGGACATGGCCCCGCAGGTCCGCAAGCCGAACATCAGCCCGCAGACGCGGAGCCTGAGCCGGCCACGAATTCCGACCCATCCAGCCTGGAAGACGTGATCGCCCTTCTGGACCGCGAGCGTGAAGCCTTGCTGCGCGATCAGGTGGAGCGCTTTGTGCGCCTTGTGTCCATCGGGCAGGGCAAGCTGGTATTTGAAGCGGTCAAGGGCGCCCCCGAAGACCTCGCCAGCCGTCTTGCGGGCTTCCTGCATGCGCAGACCGGCGCACGCTGGCTGGTGGACAGTCAGGGCCGCGCGCCGGGCGGTGAGACCATGCGCGAGCGCCGCCGCCGTGAGGCCGAGGCCTTGCGCGAACGCGCGCTTCGCGATCCGATGGTAGTGCGCGCCATGACGCTGTTTCCCGGCGCCGAGCTGGAAGCAGTGACGACGGTTGAGCCGGAGAACCCGCCTTCCCAGATGACGGACGCAGACACCCAGCGTCAGGAGCGCAAACCATGA
- a CDS encoding YbaB/EbfC family nucleoid-associated protein, translating into MKDLAGLMKQAQEMQKKMGEAQARLDAVEVTGEAGAGLVKITTTAKGEPRKVSIDPSLIDPSEPEILEDLFLAALADAKRKADEAQANVLRDAASGLGLPPGFDMPFGVKS; encoded by the coding sequence ATGAAAGACCTCGCCGGCCTGATGAAGCAGGCCCAGGAAATGCAAAAGAAAATGGGCGAGGCGCAGGCCCGGCTGGACGCCGTGGAGGTGACAGGCGAGGCGGGTGCCGGTCTGGTGAAAATCACCACCACCGCCAAGGGCGAACCGCGTAAAGTGTCCATCGACCCGTCACTCATTGACCCGTCAGAGCCGGAAATCCTTGAAGACCTGTTCCTTGCCGCGCTCGCCGATGCCAAGCGCAAGGCCGATGAGGCCCAGGCTAATGTTCTGCGCGATGCCGCGAGCGGTCTGGGCTTGCCGCCGGGCTTCGACATGCCGTTTGGAGTGAAATCCTGA